The Zerene cesonia ecotype Mississippi chromosome 29, Zerene_cesonia_1.1, whole genome shotgun sequence genome includes a region encoding these proteins:
- the LOC119837979 gene encoding nuclear hormone receptor HR96, whose translation MENTNEVVKVEDPSGQKKEVSSGSQKKCLICGDKALGYNFNAISCESCKAFFRRNALTNKEFKCPFSNNCEITVVTRRFCQKCRLEKCLAVGMVKEFIMSEEDKAEKRRKIEENRARKRQMLECEDTVSSSKMRKEEMPAQESVQYDTLNSTTCSPHSTVQSPLSTDMECSLSSPPFYPYPQVHSTNTQYNLKVNPIDEKTIINRTVYEQRLLEQQYQSESADSMYADPPKQNSIRSILTNGDTMVHNEASAEHVCEDLPSTSNEADVNKAREILQDVERIEPNSMESILCEAIKLEFEAYTSLNNCSGSSRELNEKINAFKNMCEEDQVALLKGGCIEMLVLRSAMTYDGERNQWKLPHSQSRFGSIRTEVLKLAPGDIYRSHEAFIRSFAAAHRTDEHVILIMSAILLFSPDRAKVVHRDVIKLEQNSYYYLLRRYLESIYPGCEAKSTFLKLIQKTVELRRFAAEVTGVYLDVNPIEPLLMEIFDLKHHPA comes from the exons ATGGAGAACACTAACGAGGTCGTTAAGGTTGAGGATCCCAGTGGACAGAAAAAGGAAGTGTCGAGTGGCTCgcaaaagaaatgtttaatttgtggTGATAAAGCTTTAGGTTacaatttcaatgctatatcCTGCGAGAGTTGTAAAGCATTCTTCCGTCGAAATGCGCTCACGAACAAAGAGTTCAAGTGTCCTTTCTCGAACAATTGTGAAATAACTGTCGTTACGCGTCGGTTCTGCCAGAAATGTCGCCTGGAAAAGTGTCTAGCAGTGGGTATGGTGAAGGAGTTCATCATGTCGGAGGAGGACAAAGCTGAGAAGAGACGAAAAATAGAAGAGAACAGAGCGAGAAAACGTCAGATGTTGGAGTGCGAGGATACAGTGTCTAGTTCTAAGATGAGAAAAGAAGAAATGCCTGCGCAGGAGTCGGTTCAATACGACACTTTGAATAGTACGACGTGTAGTCCGCACAGTACCGTGCAGTCTCCGCTGAGCACTGACATGGAATGTTCATTGAGCTCTCCTCCATTTTACCCTTACCCACAAGTGCACAGTACCAACACTCAGTACAACCTAAAGGTGAACCCGATAGATGAAAAGACGATAATCAACAGGACGGTGTATGAGCAGCGACTGTTGGAACAGCAGTACCAGAGTGAGTCGGCTGACAGTATGTATGCCGATCCACCTAAACAAAATAGTATAAG GTCTATATTGACGAACGGTGATACCATGGTGCACAATGAAGCTAGTGCCGAGCATGTTTGTGAAGATTTGCCGTCCACCAGCAATGAGGCTGATGTCAATAAGGCTAGAGAGATACTACAGGATGTCGAGAG gATCGAACCAAACTCGATGGAGTCGATACTGTGCGAGGCGATAAAATTGGAGTTCGAAGCGTACACCTCGCTGAACAACTGCAGCGGTTCATCGCGAGAACTTAATGAG AAAATCAACGCATTTAAGAATATGTGCGAAGAGGACCAG GTGGCGCTGTTGAAGGGCGGCTGCATAGAGATGCTGGTGCTGCGGAGCGCCATGACGTACGATGGCGAAAGGAACCAGTGGAAG CTGCCGCACAGCCAGTCGCGGTTCGGCAGCATCCGCACGGAGGTGCTGAAGCTGGCGCCGGGCGACATCTACCGCTCGCACGAGGCCTTCATCCGCTCGTTCGCGGCCGCGCACCGCACCGACGAGCACGTCATCCTCATCATGTCCGCCATCCTGCTGTTCAGCCCCGACCGCGCCAAGGTGGTGCACCGCGACGTCATCAAGCTGGAGCAG AACTCCTACTACTACCTGCTGCGGCGGTACCTCGAGAGCATATACCCCGGATGCGAAGCCAAATCCACTTTCCTGAAACTCATCCAGAAGACGGTGGAGCTCAGGAGGTTCGCAGCCGAGGTCACCGGTGTGTATCTGGACGTGAACCCCATAGAACCACTCCTCATGGAGATATTCGACCTGAAACACCACCCGGCTTAG